One genomic segment of Pongo pygmaeus isolate AG05252 chromosome 19, NHGRI_mPonPyg2-v2.0_pri, whole genome shotgun sequence includes these proteins:
- the SLC52A1 gene encoding solute carrier family 52, riboflavin transporter, member 1: protein MAAPTLGRLVLTHLLVALFGMGSWAAVNGIWVELPVVVKDLPEGWSLPSYLSVVVALGNLGLLVVTLWRQLAPGKGEQVPIQVVQVLSVVGTALLAPLWHHVAPVAGQLHSVAFLTLALVLAMACCTSNVTFLPFLSHLPLPFLRSFFLGQGLSALLPCVLALVQGVGRLECPPAPTNGTFGPPLDFPERFPASTFFWALTALLVTSAAAFQGLLLLLPSLPSVTTGGSGPELQLGSPGAEEEEKEEEEALPLQEPPSQAAGTIPGPDPEAHQLFSAHGAFLLGLMAFTSALTNGVLPSVQSFSCLPYGRLAYHLAVVLGSAANPLACFLAMGVLCRSLAGLVGLSLLGILFGAYLMALAILSPCPPLVGTTAGVVLVVLSWVLCLCVFSYVKVAASSLLHGGGQPALLAAGVAIQVGSLLGAGAMFPPTSIYHVFQSRKDCVDPCGP from the exons ATGGCAGCACCCACGCTGGGCCGTCTGGTGCTGACCCACCTGCTGGTGGCCCTTTTTGGCATGGGCTCCTGGGCTGCTGTGAATGGGATCTGGGTAGAGCTGCCTGTCGTGGTAAAAGACCTTCCAGAGG GTTGGAGCCTCCCCTCATACCTCTCTGTGGTTGTGGCGCTGGGAAACCTGGGTCTGCTGGTGGTGACCCTGTGGAGGCAGCTGGCCCCGGGCAAGGGCGAGCAGGTCCCCATCCAGGTGGTACAGGTGCTGAGTGTAGTGGGCACAGCCCTGCTGGCCCCTCTGTGGCACCACGTCGCCCCAGTAGCAGGGCAGCTCCACTCTGTGGCCTTCCTAACTCTGGCCTTGGTGTTGGCAATGGCCTGTTGTACCTCTAACGTCACTTTCCTGCCCTTCCTGAGCCACCTGCCACTCCCTTTCTTACGGTCTTTCTTCCTGGGTCAGGGTCTCAGTGCCCTACTGCCCTGTGTGCTGGCCCTAGTGCAAGGTGTGGGCCGCCTCGAGTGCCCGCCAGCGCCCACCAATGGCACCTTTGGGCCTCCCCTCGACTTCCCTGAGCGTTTTCCTGCCAGCACCTTCTTCTGGGCACTGACTGCCCTTCTGGTCACTTCAGCTGCCGCCTTCCAGGGTCTCCTGTTGCTGTTGCCATCACTACCCTCTGTAACCACAGGGGGCTCAGGGCCTGAACTTCAGTTGGGatccccaggagcagaggaggaagagaaggaggaagaagaggcttTGCCATTGCAGGAGCCACCGAGCCAGGCAGCAGGCACCATCCCTGGCCCAGACCCTGAGGCCCATCAGCTGTTCTCAGCCCATGGTGCCTTCCTGCTGGGCCTGATGGCCTTCACCAGTGCCCTGACCAATGGCGTGCTGCCTTCTGTGCAGAGCTTTTCCTGTTTGCCCTATGGGCGCCTGGCCTACCACCTGGCTGTGGTGCTGGGCAGTGCCGCCAACCCCCTTGCCTGCTTCCTGGCCATGGGCGTGCTGTGCAG GTCCCTGGCAGGGCTGGTTGGTCTTTCTCTGCTGGGCATACTCTTTGGGGCCTATCTGATGGCACTGGCAATCCTGAGCCCCTGCCCACCCCTGGTGGGCACCACTGCAGGGGTGGTCCTTGTG GTGCTGTCGTGGgtgctgtgtctgtgtgtgttctcATACGTGAAGGTGGCTGCAAGCTCTCTGCTGCATGGTGGGGGTCAGCCGGCATTGCTGGCAGCTGGTGTGGCCATCCAAGTGGGCTCCCTGCTTGGTGCCGGTGCCATGTTCCCTCCCACCAGCATCTACCACGTGTTTCAAAGCAGAAAGGACTGTGTAGACCCCTGTGGCCCCTGA